One window from the genome of Streptomyces sp. NBC_00287 encodes:
- a CDS encoding NADP-dependent oxidoreductase, with product MKSLQYTAYGVRPVVADIPKPSPGPGEVLIRVSGAALNPLDVKIGAGQVHDYFPIAFPSVVGTDLAGTIERMGPGVAGRKVGDAVLARTDPASGGALAEYAVVPVSSLVAAPGAVPLPAAAGLATAAATAWQVVFEVADVQPGRTLLVHGGAGGVGGFVVQFARRAGARVVTTASSAGAALAGKLGAHEVIDYTTTDFRTIVPHVDVVVDPVGGATEAASLDVLGPGGLLIALNVPPNAERAAARGIRAEFLFHTSDADRLAKVAAAADEGLEIVVDRTVPLEDAAAAFDHLAQGHAKGKVIVRP from the coding sequence ATGAAGTCGCTGCAGTACACCGCCTACGGAGTGCGCCCGGTCGTCGCCGACATCCCCAAGCCGTCCCCCGGACCGGGCGAGGTCCTGATCCGGGTCTCCGGAGCGGCCCTCAACCCACTGGACGTCAAGATCGGCGCAGGCCAGGTCCACGACTACTTCCCCATCGCCTTCCCCTCGGTGGTGGGTACCGACCTCGCAGGCACCATCGAGCGGATGGGGCCCGGTGTCGCCGGACGGAAGGTCGGCGATGCGGTCCTGGCCCGCACCGATCCGGCGTCCGGCGGAGCTCTCGCCGAGTACGCCGTCGTGCCCGTGTCGAGCCTCGTGGCCGCTCCGGGCGCGGTGCCGTTGCCCGCCGCGGCGGGTCTGGCGACCGCGGCCGCGACGGCGTGGCAGGTCGTGTTCGAGGTGGCGGACGTACAGCCCGGTCGTACGCTCCTCGTGCACGGCGGGGCCGGCGGCGTCGGCGGGTTCGTCGTCCAGTTCGCGCGCAGGGCAGGCGCGCGGGTGGTCACCACGGCGTCATCGGCCGGCGCGGCCCTCGCCGGAAAACTCGGCGCGCACGAGGTGATCGACTACACCACGACGGATTTCCGCACCATCGTCCCGCACGTCGACGTGGTCGTCGACCCGGTCGGCGGCGCCACCGAGGCCGCGTCGCTCGACGTGCTCGGACCCGGCGGGCTGCTGATCGCCCTCAACGTCCCGCCCAACGCCGAACGGGCCGCCGCCCGTGGTATCCGCGCCGAGTTCCTCTTCCACACCTCCGACGCCGACCGCCTCGCGAAGGTCGCGGCCGCGGCCGACGAGGGCCTGGAGATCGTCGTCGACCGTACGGTCCCCCTCGAGGACGCCGCCGCGGCGTTCGACCATCTCGCTCAGGGGCATGCGAAGGGCAAGGTGATCGTCCGCCCCTGA
- a CDS encoding nuclear transport factor 2 family protein: MQSNEAVVAKIYADLAEGDIEALVCSLDEQIEWVVPRSLWYGGSFTGREAVGKIFERYATEWADLKVLPDAFVPGGDIVVVIGHYAGRRRETGKALWARCAHVWQLRNGVPVRFETIADTQVMVETGE; this comes from the coding sequence ATGCAGTCGAACGAAGCCGTAGTGGCCAAGATCTACGCGGACCTGGCCGAGGGCGACATCGAGGCCCTGGTCTGCAGTCTTGACGAACAGATCGAATGGGTCGTGCCGCGCAGCCTCTGGTACGGCGGGAGCTTCACCGGTCGCGAGGCGGTGGGAAAGATCTTCGAGCGCTACGCGACCGAGTGGGCGGACCTCAAGGTACTCCCCGACGCATTCGTCCCCGGCGGGGACATCGTGGTGGTCATCGGGCACTATGCGGGACGCCGCCGCGAGACCGGCAAGGCACTGTGGGCCCGCTGCGCGCACGTATGGCAGCTGCGGAACGGCGTACCGGTCCGCTTCGAGACGATCGCGGACACCCAGGTCATGGTGGAGACGGGGGAGTGA
- a CDS encoding GntR family transcriptional regulator has translation MQHVATEPSSEELSLAERAYRVIRDRLVMLEIRPGAPINEEQLGQSLGVGRTPVREALKRLQYERLITTYPRRGTFATDVNITDLAHISEVRQELEPLAAAQAARRATAADRAALTAVLRELESVDSRRRDAAELMRLDLQVHRAIYAATHNPYLEDTLVRHDNLATRIWCLFIDRLSDMAGHVEEHGPLIEAIVASDPDKAAQLARGHVEGFERAIRDAI, from the coding sequence ATGCAGCACGTGGCGACCGAGCCCAGCAGCGAGGAGCTGTCCCTCGCCGAACGCGCTTACCGTGTCATCCGCGACCGGCTCGTCATGCTCGAGATCCGCCCGGGCGCGCCGATCAACGAGGAACAGCTGGGGCAGTCCCTCGGCGTCGGCCGGACGCCGGTGCGCGAGGCGCTCAAGCGGCTCCAGTACGAGCGTCTGATCACGACCTACCCCCGGCGCGGCACCTTCGCCACCGACGTCAACATCACCGACCTGGCCCACATCTCCGAGGTACGCCAGGAGTTGGAGCCCCTGGCCGCAGCCCAGGCCGCGCGGCGTGCCACGGCCGCGGACCGCGCGGCCCTGACGGCCGTACTGCGGGAGTTGGAGAGCGTGGACTCCCGTCGGCGCGACGCCGCCGAGCTGATGCGCCTGGACCTTCAGGTCCACCGCGCGATCTACGCCGCCACGCACAACCCGTACCTGGAGGACACGCTCGTCCGCCACGACAACCTGGCCACCCGCATCTGGTGCCTGTTCATCGACCGCCTGTCCGACATGGCCGGCCACGTCGAAGAGCACGGACCGTTGATCGAGGCGATCGTCGCCAGTGACCCCGACAAGGCGGCACAGCTCGCCCGCGGGCACGTCGAGGGCTTCGAACGGGCCATTCGCGACGCCATCTGA
- a CDS encoding cytochrome P450, with the protein MSVVSSFPLGAATTLAELAEDPHPRLALLRAQEPVSWLPELGGWLVTRRDLALSVMRDTETFTVDDPRFSTAQVVGPSMLSLDGEQHTHHREPFAAPFRPRAVREGFGSFIELETDRLITSWEPAGSVELRRAFAGPLTVAVVTEALGLVGATADTVLSWYDAIVQSVSDITAGHTAGAAGAAAYAQLRTAVESTVADQDASSLLGAAAGRLALPEVASNAAVLMFGGIETTEAMITNALLHLLRHPDQLALVRTEPDLLDGAIEESLRLEPGAAVVDRYATRDTVLGPATIRRGDLVTVSLTGANRDPAVFPDPDRFDVRRENARLQLAFAHGPHHCLAAHLARLETRIALQRLLERLPALRLDPDRPTTPYGLVFRKPATLHVLWDRSA; encoded by the coding sequence ATGAGCGTCGTCTCATCCTTCCCGCTCGGTGCCGCGACCACCCTCGCCGAACTCGCCGAGGACCCGCATCCGCGACTGGCGCTCCTCCGCGCGCAGGAACCCGTGTCCTGGCTGCCCGAGCTGGGCGGCTGGCTGGTCACCCGGCGCGACCTCGCGTTGAGCGTGATGCGGGACACCGAGACCTTCACCGTCGACGACCCCAGATTCTCCACCGCTCAAGTCGTCGGCCCGAGCATGCTGTCCCTGGACGGTGAACAGCACACCCACCACCGTGAACCCTTCGCCGCTCCCTTCCGCCCCCGGGCGGTGCGCGAGGGATTCGGCTCCTTCATCGAGCTGGAGACCGACAGGCTCATCACGTCCTGGGAACCCGCAGGCAGTGTCGAACTGCGGCGCGCCTTCGCCGGACCGCTCACGGTCGCCGTCGTCACCGAGGCCCTGGGACTGGTCGGCGCCACCGCGGACACGGTGCTGTCCTGGTACGACGCCATCGTGCAGTCGGTCTCGGACATCACCGCGGGGCATACGGCCGGGGCAGCCGGTGCCGCGGCGTACGCGCAGCTGCGCACCGCCGTGGAGTCCACCGTCGCCGACCAGGACGCTTCCTCGCTTCTCGGCGCAGCCGCCGGGCGGCTGGCGCTGCCCGAGGTCGCCTCCAATGCCGCGGTCCTGATGTTCGGCGGCATCGAGACCACCGAGGCGATGATCACCAACGCGCTGCTGCACCTGCTGCGCCACCCCGACCAACTCGCCCTTGTCCGCACCGAACCCGACCTGCTGGACGGCGCGATCGAGGAGTCCCTGCGCCTCGAACCCGGCGCCGCGGTCGTCGACCGCTACGCCACCCGCGACACCGTCCTGGGCCCGGCCACGATCCGCCGGGGCGACCTGGTCACCGTCTCCCTGACGGGCGCCAACCGCGACCCGGCCGTCTTCCCCGACCCCGACCGGTTCGACGTCCGCCGCGAGAACGCGCGCCTCCAACTGGCCTTCGCGCACGGCCCGCACCACTGCCTGGCCGCACACCTGGCCCGCCTGGAGACCCGCATCGCCCTGCAACGCCTGCTCGAACGCCTCCCTGCCCTGCGCCTCGACCCGGACCGCCCCACCACTCCTTACGGTCTCGTCTTCCGCAAGCCCGCCACCCTCCATGTGCTGTGGGACCGATCTGCCTGA
- a CDS encoding helix-turn-helix transcriptional regulator, with amino-acid sequence MDLREFGEFLRSRRDRIQPDEVGVPVSARRRVPGLRRDEVAVLAGVSVDYYNQLEQGRGAQPSEQIVAALARALRLTRDERAHLYFLAGRPVPPRHSLAAHVHPGMLDLLQRLPATPAAVITDLHATLVQNRLATALLGPAGAATGREAGFVYRWFTDPDARGRYHPDEHDHQSRVFVADLRAVAARRGKDAEVAGLIGELLSSSEEFAGLWARQEVAVRRSDRKRLVHPQLGVITLDCLSLLSEDGTQRLLWFTAPLGGESAEKLALLDVLGGQDVATDISLRR; translated from the coding sequence ATGGACCTGCGTGAGTTCGGTGAGTTCCTGAGGTCGCGGCGCGACCGCATCCAGCCCGATGAGGTGGGTGTGCCGGTGAGCGCCCGACGCCGGGTCCCGGGATTGCGCCGGGACGAGGTGGCCGTACTGGCTGGGGTGTCGGTCGACTATTACAACCAGCTCGAGCAGGGGCGCGGTGCGCAGCCTTCGGAGCAGATCGTGGCGGCGCTCGCCCGTGCCCTGCGGCTGACACGGGACGAGCGCGCGCATCTGTACTTCCTGGCCGGCCGCCCGGTGCCGCCGCGGCACAGCTTGGCCGCGCATGTACATCCCGGCATGCTGGATCTCCTTCAGCGGCTGCCCGCGACGCCCGCGGCGGTGATCACCGATCTGCATGCCACCCTCGTCCAGAACCGGCTCGCCACCGCGCTGCTCGGGCCGGCCGGTGCGGCAACCGGCCGTGAGGCCGGGTTCGTGTACCGCTGGTTCACCGACCCGGATGCCCGCGGCCGGTATCACCCGGACGAACACGACCACCAGTCACGTGTCTTCGTGGCCGACCTGCGGGCGGTGGCGGCCCGGCGTGGCAAAGACGCCGAAGTCGCGGGCCTGATCGGTGAGTTGCTGTCGTCGAGTGAGGAGTTCGCCGGTCTGTGGGCGCGCCAGGAAGTCGCCGTACGCCGGTCCGACCGTAAGCGGCTCGTGCATCCGCAACTCGGCGTCATCACCCTCGACTGCCTCAGTCTGCTCAGTGAGGACGGGACGCAGCGGCTGTTGTGGTTCACCGCTCCGCTCGGCGGGGAGTCGGCGGAGAAGCTCGCGCTGCTTGATGTTCTGGGCGGTCAGGATGTCGCTACGGACATCTCCTTGCGCCGCTGA
- a CDS encoding SDR family NAD(P)-dependent oxidoreductase gives MESQQMTGAAGGSGQVVVVTGAGSGIGRAVAVELARAGHVVYAGLREVRGSRRAADLRQQAETEQLSLSPVELDVLCDTGCRSAVDLVLAERGRIDVMVNNAGMLMTGVAEAFTPEQFLRILDTNAVSWLRVNRAVLPVMRRQGSGTLVHVSSTTAHIAEPFMAPYIASKAAGECLAESMGLEVAPYGIDTVIVVPGAFTEGTEHFAHSTPPADAAVVAQYGELPDRADQLASRLHAIDIAHSGTAARVDSVGTALADALRAPLGKRPRRLFVDPQHKGVEDFDSVRQAKQRAFFQRLGIADLLQTTTRTTPP, from the coding sequence ATGGAATCCCAGCAGATGACCGGGGCCGCCGGTGGTTCGGGCCAGGTCGTCGTCGTGACGGGCGCGGGCAGCGGTATCGGCCGCGCCGTCGCCGTGGAACTCGCTCGCGCCGGACATGTGGTGTACGCCGGTCTGCGCGAGGTGCGGGGCAGCCGGCGCGCCGCCGATCTGCGCCAACAGGCCGAGACCGAGCAACTCAGCCTGTCACCGGTCGAGTTGGATGTGCTCTGCGACACCGGATGCCGCAGCGCCGTCGACCTGGTCCTGGCGGAGCGCGGCCGGATCGACGTCATGGTGAACAACGCCGGGATGCTCATGACCGGTGTCGCCGAGGCGTTCACGCCGGAGCAGTTCCTGCGGATCCTCGACACCAACGCCGTGTCCTGGCTGCGCGTGAACCGCGCCGTGCTGCCGGTTATGCGCCGCCAGGGCTCGGGCACCCTCGTCCACGTCAGCAGTACGACCGCGCACATCGCCGAGCCATTCATGGCGCCGTACATCGCGAGCAAGGCGGCGGGCGAGTGCCTCGCCGAATCGATGGGCCTGGAGGTCGCGCCGTACGGCATCGACACCGTCATCGTCGTACCGGGCGCGTTCACCGAGGGCACCGAGCACTTCGCGCACAGCACCCCGCCAGCGGACGCGGCCGTCGTCGCCCAGTACGGCGAACTGCCCGACCGTGCAGACCAGTTGGCCAGCCGCCTGCACGCCATCGACATCGCACACTCGGGCACGGCCGCACGCGTCGACTCCGTCGGCACGGCCCTGGCCGACGCGCTCCGTGCCCCGCTCGGCAAGCGGCCGCGGCGCCTCTTCGTCGACCCGCAGCACAAGGGTGTCGAGGACTTCGACTCCGTACGACAGGCGAAGCAGCGCGCGTTCTTCCAGCGGCTCGGCATCGCCGACCTGCTCCAGACCACCACACGCACCACCCCGCCTTAG
- a CDS encoding ATP-binding protein, with amino-acid sequence MGKDRVRLRARTRERAAVEGLVAAARSGRGGALVLVGEAGIGKTALLAHGVEVASGFEQLRATGVEFEMDLPFAALHQLCGPLLPHVDRLPDTQREAIEAAFGLRADVTADLFRVGLAVLGLLTEAAREHPVLCVVDDAQWLDSASARVVAFLARRIESLAVAFTFGLRDGTGQEALRALPALAVRGLPEAEARLMLADEVLAPLDAAVGERILAEARGNPLALLELARGAGPASLAGGYALPDTLSTRIEQGFLDQVRQLPPDARQLLLIAAAEPVGDPALLQRACGDLGPAAAAEAAGLIELGARVRFRHPLVRSAVYTSAPVRARRAAHSALAAATDERTDPDRRAWHRAQAVAGVDEEVATALERSSQRAQARGGLAAAAAFLEKAAALTPDRTRRDARLLAAAQAKHDAGIPDEALTLLAAIDAAGLDGLQRARAALLRGRISFAVQRGSGAPPLLLVAARLFAESAPELARETLLEVLWAAAWTGRFGGAESVVGEVEALLPRVPCPARPRAADLLLDGMVKLFTRGLAAAVPDIRAALAAYADADDVRALPLACRAAWGVWDDDALAVLTARLTGAARQAGALAVLPVGLNFDAWLCLHEGRFDQAAALITEADAVADATGAPRTAYGSAFLAGWRGDPDEAPRTLQAGAREAAERGEATAVTITELAGAVLHNGTGDYEAALAAALKAAAQIRISAFGVFALPEVVEAACRLGQRDVALAAAEELSARTRPCGTDWALGVEAGTRALVADDTAAEELYRTAIERLGRTRMRASLARAHLLYGEWLRRQGRRTDARVQLTTAHGMLAAMGAQRFTARAAAELRAAGKQRSRTDQELTEREREVLVLAARGLRNREIGMRLSISDRTVGHHLAHIYDKTGHRTRAGLGVFAMEHGLLPDGHR; translated from the coding sequence ATGGGGAAAGACCGGGTGCGGCTGCGCGCCCGTACGCGCGAGAGGGCAGCCGTCGAAGGGCTCGTCGCGGCGGCGCGGTCGGGGCGGGGCGGGGCCCTCGTCCTGGTGGGTGAGGCCGGGATCGGCAAGACCGCGCTGCTCGCCCACGGCGTCGAGGTGGCGTCGGGGTTCGAGCAACTGCGAGCCACAGGCGTGGAGTTCGAGATGGATCTGCCGTTCGCGGCGCTGCATCAGCTCTGCGGGCCGCTGCTGCCGCACGTCGATCGGCTCCCGGACACACAACGCGAGGCGATCGAGGCCGCGTTCGGGCTGCGCGCAGATGTGACGGCCGACCTGTTCCGGGTGGGGCTCGCCGTGCTCGGGCTGCTCACCGAGGCCGCCCGCGAACACCCCGTTCTCTGCGTCGTCGACGACGCCCAGTGGCTCGACAGCGCATCGGCGCGGGTCGTCGCCTTCCTCGCCCGGCGGATTGAATCCCTTGCCGTGGCCTTCACGTTCGGACTGCGGGACGGTACCGGGCAGGAAGCCTTGCGCGCGTTGCCCGCTCTTGCCGTACGCGGCCTGCCCGAGGCCGAGGCGCGGCTGATGCTCGCCGACGAGGTGCTCGCACCGCTCGACGCGGCCGTCGGCGAACGGATTCTCGCCGAGGCGCGCGGCAACCCCCTGGCCCTCCTCGAACTGGCCCGCGGCGCCGGCCCAGCGTCCCTCGCGGGCGGCTACGCCCTTCCCGACACCCTCAGCACCAGGATCGAGCAGGGCTTCCTCGACCAGGTGCGCCAACTTCCGCCCGACGCACGCCAGTTACTGCTGATCGCCGCGGCGGAACCGGTCGGCGATCCCGCGCTCCTGCAGCGGGCCTGCGGCGACCTCGGCCCCGCGGCCGCGGCAGAAGCGGCAGGGCTCATCGAGCTTGGCGCGCGCGTACGGTTTCGCCACCCTCTCGTTCGCTCCGCCGTCTACACATCGGCTCCGGTGCGCGCACGCCGGGCCGCCCACTCCGCGCTGGCCGCGGCCACCGACGAACGGACGGATCCCGACCGCCGCGCCTGGCACCGGGCCCAAGCCGTCGCGGGCGTCGACGAAGAGGTCGCGACCGCACTGGAGCGCTCGTCGCAACGGGCACAGGCACGCGGCGGTCTGGCCGCGGCCGCCGCGTTCCTGGAGAAGGCCGCTGCCCTGACGCCTGACCGGACCCGCCGCGACGCCCGGCTCCTTGCGGCCGCCCAGGCCAAGCACGACGCCGGAATCCCCGACGAGGCGCTGACCCTGCTCGCCGCCATCGACGCCGCCGGGCTCGACGGTCTCCAGCGCGCCCGCGCCGCCCTGCTGCGCGGCCGGATCTCCTTCGCGGTGCAGCGGGGCAGCGGGGCGCCGCCGCTACTGCTGGTGGCGGCGCGGCTGTTCGCGGAGTCCGCTCCGGAACTCGCCCGCGAAACCCTCCTCGAAGTGCTCTGGGCAGCGGCGTGGACCGGGCGGTTCGGCGGCGCCGAGTCGGTCGTCGGAGAGGTCGAGGCGCTGCTGCCGCGCGTGCCCTGCCCGGCCCGGCCGCGCGCCGCCGACCTCCTGCTCGACGGCATGGTGAAGCTCTTCACGCGGGGCCTCGCCGCCGCGGTTCCCGACATCCGGGCCGCGCTCGCCGCCTACGCGGACGCGGACGACGTACGGGCGCTGCCGCTCGCCTGCCGCGCCGCGTGGGGCGTCTGGGACGACGACGCGCTCGCGGTCCTCACCGCCCGGCTGACCGGCGCGGCCCGCCAGGCCGGGGCGCTCGCCGTGCTGCCGGTCGGGCTGAACTTCGATGCGTGGCTGTGCCTGCACGAAGGGCGCTTCGACCAGGCGGCCGCGCTCATCACGGAGGCCGACGCCGTCGCCGACGCGACCGGGGCGCCGCGCACCGCGTACGGCTCGGCGTTCCTGGCAGGCTGGCGCGGCGATCCCGACGAAGCGCCGCGGACGCTGCAGGCCGGGGCGCGCGAGGCGGCCGAACGAGGCGAAGCCACCGCGGTCACGATCACCGAACTCGCCGGCGCGGTCCTGCACAACGGCACGGGCGACTACGAAGCTGCCCTCGCCGCGGCACTGAAGGCGGCGGCGCAGATTCGGATCTCGGCGTTCGGGGTGTTCGCGCTGCCGGAGGTCGTCGAGGCGGCCTGCCGCCTGGGACAGCGGGACGTGGCGCTCGCCGCGGCCGAGGAACTCTCCGCACGGACCCGCCCCTGCGGCACCGACTGGGCCCTCGGAGTCGAAGCGGGCACCAGGGCCCTGGTCGCCGACGACACAGCGGCGGAGGAGCTGTACCGGACGGCAATCGAACGCCTGGGCCGGACCCGGATGCGCGCCTCCCTCGCTCGCGCCCACCTCCTGTACGGCGAGTGGCTGCGCCGCCAGGGCCGCCGTACCGACGCCAGGGTGCAACTGACCACAGCGCACGGGATGTTGGCGGCCATGGGCGCCCAGCGGTTCACGGCCCGCGCGGCGGCCGAGCTACGCGCAGCAGGCAAGCAACGCAGCCGTACGGACCAGGAGTTGACAGAGCGGGAGCGTGAAGTCCTCGTGCTCGCGGCGCGAGGGCTGCGCAACCGGGAGATCGGCATGCGGCTCTCGATCTCCGACCGGACCGTGGGCCACCACCTGGCCCACATCTACGACAAGACCGGCCACCGGACGCGGGCCGGTCTGGGGGTGTTCGCCATGGAGCACGGACTCCTGCCGGACGGTCATCGGTAG
- the glyA gene encoding serine hydroxymethyltransferase, with amino-acid sequence MATNSSTSTFTSSLALPLSELDPDVATAVDAELHRQQSTLEMIASENFAPAAVMEAQGSVLTNKYAEGYPGRRYYGGCEHVDVIEQLAIARVKELFGAEAANVQPHSGAQANAAAMFALLKPGDTILGLDLAHGGHLTHGMRLNYSGKLYNVVPYHVRESDLRIDMDEVEQLALAHRPKLIVAGWSAYPRRLDFPAFRRIADEVGAYLMVDMAHFAGLVAAGLHPSPVPYADVVTTTTHKTLGGPRGGVILSRADLAKKINSAVFPGQQGGPLEHVIAAKAVAFKVAASEEFKERQQRTLDGARILAGRLLADDVAEAGITVLTGGTEVHLVLVDLRNSALDGQQAEDRLHRIGITVNRNAVPFDPRPPMVSSGLRIGTPALATRGFGAAEFREVADIIAETLKGEQPDDELRARVEKLAAAFPLYPHLNGEAA; translated from the coding sequence ATGGCAACGAACTCGTCGACCAGCACATTCACCTCCTCCCTCGCTCTCCCGCTCAGCGAGCTCGACCCGGATGTCGCCACCGCGGTGGACGCCGAGCTGCACCGCCAGCAGTCGACCCTCGAGATGATCGCCTCGGAGAACTTCGCCCCGGCCGCCGTGATGGAGGCGCAGGGCTCGGTGCTGACCAACAAGTACGCCGAGGGCTACCCGGGCCGTCGTTACTACGGGGGCTGCGAACACGTCGACGTCATCGAGCAGTTGGCCATCGCCCGGGTGAAGGAACTCTTCGGCGCCGAGGCCGCGAACGTGCAGCCGCACTCGGGAGCCCAGGCCAACGCGGCGGCGATGTTCGCGCTGCTCAAGCCCGGCGACACGATCCTCGGCCTGGACCTGGCGCACGGCGGCCACCTGACCCACGGCATGCGCCTCAACTACTCCGGCAAGCTGTACAACGTCGTGCCGTACCACGTGCGCGAGTCCGACCTGCGCATCGACATGGACGAGGTCGAGCAGCTCGCTCTCGCGCACCGGCCGAAGCTGATCGTCGCCGGCTGGTCGGCCTATCCCCGTCGGCTGGACTTCCCCGCGTTCCGGCGGATCGCCGACGAGGTGGGCGCGTATCTGATGGTGGACATGGCGCATTTCGCCGGTCTGGTGGCCGCGGGCCTGCACCCGAGCCCGGTGCCGTACGCCGATGTCGTGACCACGACCACGCACAAGACCCTCGGCGGTCCGCGCGGCGGAGTGATCCTCAGCCGGGCCGACCTGGCCAAGAAGATCAACTCCGCCGTCTTCCCGGGGCAGCAGGGCGGCCCGTTGGAGCATGTCATCGCGGCGAAGGCGGTCGCCTTCAAGGTGGCGGCGAGCGAGGAGTTCAAGGAGCGTCAGCAGCGCACCCTGGACGGCGCCCGCATCCTCGCCGGGCGACTGCTGGCCGACGACGTGGCCGAGGCCGGGATCACCGTGCTGACCGGCGGAACCGAAGTCCATCTGGTCCTGGTCGACCTGCGGAACTCCGCGCTCGACGGACAGCAGGCCGAGGACCGGTTGCACCGCATCGGCATCACCGTCAACCGCAACGCGGTGCCGTTCGACCCCCGCCCGCCGATGGTCTCCTCGGGCCTGCGGATCGGCACCCCCGCCCTGGCCACCCGCGGCTTCGGCGCGGCGGAGTTCCGGGAGGTCGCCGACATCATCGCCGAGACGCTGAAGGGCGAACAGCCCGACGACGAACTGCGCGCCCGGGTCGAGAAGCTCGCCGCCGCCTTCCCCCTCTACCCCCACCTGAACGGAGAAGCGGCATGA
- a CDS encoding ester cyclase, translating to MRGTHTGELFGVAPTGRACAVRIHEFHEISGGRVVRTWHLEDWLDWLRQVEALPSH from the coding sequence ATGCGCGGCACGCACACCGGCGAGCTGTTCGGGGTCGCTCCGACCGGCCGCGCGTGCGCCGTACGGATCCACGAGTTCCACGAGATCAGCGGCGGCCGCGTCGTCCGCACCTGGCACCTGGAGGACTGGCTCGACTGGCTGCGGCAGGTCGAGGCCCTGCCCTCGCACTGA
- a CDS encoding acyl-CoA thioesterase produces the protein MDCIAPSEVFLDDLDFMGNLHNGRYPLLVERALVSVWARGGYAMVDGVPTHPDVMHAVLEQTYRYLTPVRRVGPVHVEFKLTKLGRSSMVYAFRVLSTDGGTVHAEGTRVEVNIDMETLTTAPWAEQTRELAVTLFGIPTPADSAGAQERMPDRAPAT, from the coding sequence ATGGACTGCATCGCACCGTCCGAGGTCTTTCTCGACGACCTCGACTTCATGGGCAATCTGCACAACGGCCGCTATCCGCTGCTGGTCGAGCGGGCGCTGGTCAGCGTCTGGGCGCGGGGCGGGTACGCGATGGTGGACGGCGTGCCGACGCACCCGGACGTGATGCACGCAGTACTGGAGCAGACCTACCGCTACCTCACCCCGGTCCGCAGGGTCGGCCCCGTGCACGTCGAGTTCAAACTGACCAAACTGGGGCGTAGCAGCATGGTCTACGCGTTCCGGGTCCTGTCGACCGACGGCGGGACGGTCCACGCGGAAGGCACCCGCGTCGAGGTCAACATCGACATGGAGACCCTCACGACCGCACCTTGGGCGGAGCAGACCAGGGAACTGGCCGTGACCCTGTTCGGTATCCCCACCCCGGCCGACTCGGCGGGTGCCCAAGAACGAATGCCTGACCGGGCCCCGGCGACCTGA